The following are encoded together in the Thermosipho japonicus genome:
- a CDS encoding polysaccharide pyruvyl transferase family protein encodes MKDVLLIGYYGYGNYGDELMRQSIKEFLSEKNYRVMELLPKEKKKLNEYNRFNPLSIIRAIMKSNVVICGGGGVLQDKTSFKSFMYYYLLFKTVLLFGKPLVFFGNSFGPFYNYTSRILMKNLLESKKLYIFARDPVSYRYAKNFNKNSFLCTDPGIRKLGSIKVESSKESNKAVIIPRRVKNYVPLLLTLKSQGIDEVVYVPFSPQDEVLAKRLSNISIKGLNSRFSNLIIEEISSSKIIVSERFHGSLISAFLGKTFISINDEKFRRFFNRYSSSKSHFAHDLFDASLKVKELVNPNIYKKMKEDAEEMYEKLEKLLVNL; translated from the coding sequence TTGAAAGATGTTTTGCTGATTGGATATTATGGCTATGGAAATTATGGTGACGAACTGATGAGGCAAAGTATAAAGGAGTTTTTGAGTGAAAAAAATTATAGAGTTATGGAATTATTACCAAAAGAGAAAAAAAAGTTGAATGAGTATAATAGATTTAATCCTTTGTCTATTATAAGAGCTATTATGAAGTCTAATGTTGTAATATGCGGTGGGGGAGGTGTTTTACAAGACAAGACAAGCTTTAAAAGCTTTATGTATTATTACCTTCTCTTTAAAACAGTCCTTTTGTTTGGAAAACCTTTGGTATTTTTTGGAAATAGTTTTGGGCCTTTTTATAATTACACATCAAGGATTTTAATGAAGAATTTATTGGAAAGTAAGAAGTTATATATTTTTGCAAGAGATCCGGTTTCATATAGATATGCAAAAAATTTTAATAAAAATTCTTTTTTGTGTACGGACCCAGGTATTAGAAAATTAGGTAGCATAAAAGTGGAAAGTAGTAAAGAAAGTAATAAGGCAGTAATAATTCCAAGGAGAGTGAAAAACTATGTCCCACTTTTATTAACATTAAAAAGCCAGGGAATAGATGAAGTAGTGTATGTTCCATTTTCTCCGCAAGATGAGGTACTTGCTAAAAGATTATCGAATATTTCAATTAAAGGATTAAATTCAAGGTTTTCAAACCTTATCATAGAAGAGATATCAAGTAGTAAGATTATTGTCAGTGAAAGGTTCCATGGATCGCTAATATCAGCATTTTTAGGTAAGACTTTCATTTCAATTAACGATGAAAAATTCAGAAGATTTTTTAACAGATATTCTAGTAGCAAAAGCCATTTTGCACATGATTTATTTGATGCAAGTTTGAAAGTTAAAGAGCTAGTAAATCCAAATATATATAAAAAGATGAAAGAAGATGCTGAAGAAATGTATGAAAAGCTTGAA
- the fliM gene encoding flagellar motor switch protein FliM, whose amino-acid sequence MSDVLSQEEIDRLLQAVNQGEVSIEEVKKEEEEKKVRTYDFLRPRKFSKEQERTLQMLHENFARSLSTYFSGRLRNFVAVDLVGLDQMTYDEFVKSIRNPSYIAVFSAKEFVGSAILDIDLEIFFGVLEILLGGPGMNAEISRPPTDTEIEVMRKEVVNILTNLAQAWSTVYSFTPVIEAIETNPQFVQIVASNEMVLVITLFLKIGNIEGYINICWPSSLIEPIGEKLTTQSWFKTKQKIVSEEDMKALRENLARTIVELSVAVGETNLTLWDILNLEVGDVIRLDTFKEDPLKIKLNGKDKFLGVPGVFKGKYAVKIVEVLDDEEEIK is encoded by the coding sequence ATGTCTGATGTTTTGAGCCAAGAAGAAATAGATCGATTACTGCAAGCGGTTAATCAAGGGGAAGTATCAATTGAAGAAGTAAAAAAGGAAGAGGAAGAAAAAAAAGTAAGAACATATGATTTTTTAAGACCTAGAAAATTTTCAAAGGAGCAGGAGAGAACTTTACAAATGCTCCATGAGAATTTTGCAAGGAGCCTTTCAACTTATTTTTCTGGGCGTCTCCGTAATTTTGTAGCAGTTGATTTGGTTGGACTTGATCAGATGACTTATGATGAATTTGTAAAATCAATTCGTAATCCGTCATATATAGCTGTTTTTTCTGCAAAAGAGTTTGTTGGGAGTGCAATTTTAGATATAGATTTAGAAATATTTTTTGGGGTATTAGAAATATTACTGGGAGGACCTGGTATGAATGCGGAAATAAGCAGGCCTCCAACAGATACTGAAATTGAAGTAATGAGAAAAGAAGTAGTAAATATCTTAACTAACTTGGCCCAGGCATGGAGCACTGTTTATTCTTTTACGCCAGTTATTGAAGCAATTGAAACAAATCCACAATTTGTCCAAATTGTTGCTTCAAATGAAATGGTTCTTGTAATTACATTGTTTTTAAAGATAGGAAATATTGAAGGATATATTAATATTTGTTGGCCATCATCTTTGATTGAACCAATTGGTGAAAAATTAACTACTCAGAGTTGGTTTAAGACCAAGCAAAAAATAGTTTCTGAAGAGGACATGAAGGCATTACGTGAAAATTTAGCGAGAACAATTGTTGAACTTTCGGTGGCTGTTGGTGAGACTAATTTAACACTCTGGGATATACTGAACTTAGAGGTTGGAGATGTTATAAGATTAGATACTTTTAAAGAAGATCCTTTAAAAATTAAATTAAATGGCAAAGATAAATTCTTAGGTGTTCCAGGAGTATTTAAAGGAAAATATGCGGTAAAAATTGTTGAGGTTCTCGATGATGAGGAGGAGATAAAATGA
- a CDS encoding YncE family protein, producing the protein MQKIFLLILLTINTLIFPFYTGLKYTFRNTQFENYIVLTSSIERKVYIYDLETNKLKYLFNNVGVYPAISYTDKNNLFIVDTVGKEIILIDLKKQKKYIKRLEHRPLFYNRINDIIYILDSEGNLFGYDFNLNLVHYHKFVSRPNYFYFYKSKPLGLYIWNNNIDFEYQGKIYNYNLATPSLLVENFIIDTRGGNILEIDKKKVYKSEPYISFAIIWNKKLYFGSMFSNTIYNIESGKIEEVARLNYQPTYAKVINDKLYILSASNNKLIIFDNKTTQEFETGDFPIEIFSYNGKIAVVCAENGEINIFEF; encoded by the coding sequence TTGCAAAAGATATTCTTACTAATATTATTAACAATTAATACTTTAATTTTCCCTTTTTATACAGGGTTAAAATACACATTTAGAAACACACAATTTGAAAACTATATCGTTTTAACAAGTTCTATAGAAAGAAAGGTATATATTTATGACTTAGAAACAAACAAATTAAAATATCTATTTAATAATGTTGGAGTTTATCCTGCAATATCTTATACAGACAAAAATAATTTATTTATTGTTGATACTGTCGGAAAAGAAATAATCCTAATTGATTTAAAAAAACAAAAAAAATATATAAAAAGACTTGAGCATAGACCACTCTTCTATAATCGTATTAATGACATAATTTACATTCTTGATTCTGAGGGAAATTTATTTGGCTACGACTTTAATTTAAACTTAGTACACTATCACAAATTTGTCTCAAGACCAAATTATTTTTATTTTTACAAAAGTAAACCACTTGGATTATATATTTGGAATAACAATATAGATTTTGAATATCAAGGTAAAATTTATAATTATAACCTTGCTACACCTTCATTACTAGTAGAAAACTTTATAATAGATACAAGAGGGGGAAATATTTTAGAAATTGATAAAAAGAAAGTGTACAAATCAGAACCTTACATATCATTTGCAATAATTTGGAATAAAAAACTTTACTTTGGTTCAATGTTTAGTAATACAATTTACAACATAGAAAGTGGTAAAATAGAAGAAGTAGCAAGATTAAATTATCAACCAACTTACGCAAAAGTTATAAACGATAAACTATACATTCTCTCTGCATCAAACAATAAGCTTATAATATTTGACAACAAAACAACACAAGAATTTGAGACAGGTGATTTCCCCATTGAAATTTTTAGTTACAATGGCAAAATAGCCGTTGTCTGTGCCGAAAATGGAGAGATAAACATATTTGAATTCTAA
- the panB gene encoding 3-methyl-2-oxobutanoate hydroxymethyltransferase: MTIQKILKMKNKEKIVMVTAYDAPTAKILEKAGVDIILVGDSLGNNVLGYDSTIPVTLEEMIMHLQAVRRGAPNSFIVADLPFLSYGYSIEESVKNAGLLIKNGANAVKIEGGAQNCETIKKCLNIGIPVMGHLGFTPQSLNMFGGYKVQGKEESAKKKLLDDALTLENCGVFSIVLEMVTESIAKEITEKLSIPTIGIGAGRYCDGQVLVFHDIVGLNPEFKPKFSKKYANTFEIMLNAIEKFKTEVKEKTFPSKENVFEEGGK, from the coding sequence ATGACAATACAAAAAATATTAAAAATGAAAAATAAAGAAAAAATTGTTATGGTTACTGCCTACGATGCACCAACGGCAAAAATTCTTGAAAAAGCAGGCGTTGATATAATCTTAGTTGGTGATTCTTTGGGAAATAACGTTCTTGGATATGATTCAACAATTCCAGTTACTCTAGAAGAAATGATCATGCACCTTCAAGCAGTCAGAAGAGGTGCACCAAACTCTTTTATTGTAGCTGATCTTCCATTTTTGTCATATGGATATAGCATAGAAGAATCTGTTAAAAATGCAGGATTACTAATTAAAAATGGGGCAAATGCTGTAAAAATTGAAGGTGGAGCACAAAACTGTGAAACAATCAAAAAATGTTTAAACATTGGTATTCCAGTTATGGGGCACCTTGGTTTTACTCCACAATCATTAAACATGTTTGGTGGATATAAAGTTCAAGGAAAAGAAGAAAGCGCAAAGAAAAAACTTTTAGATGATGCTCTTACCTTAGAAAATTGCGGAGTATTTTCAATTGTTCTTGAAATGGTAACTGAATCAATAGCGAAAGAAATTACAGAAAAACTCTCAATACCAACAATTGGAATAGGGGCAGGAAGATATTGTGATGGACAAGTTTTAGTGTTTCATGATATTGTTGGTTTAAATCCTGAATTTAAACCAAAATTTTCTAAAAAGTATGCAAACACCTTTGAAATTATGCTAAATGCAATCGAAAAATTCAAAACGGAAGTAAAAGAGAAAACTTTTCCATCAAAAGAAAACGTTTTTGAAGAAGGAGGAAAATAA
- a CDS encoding flagellar basal body-associated FliL family protein — MPEEEIQEEQQPKKKKGIMGLLGPILIPLVISLVVSVAVVMFLGNNTQVQPEKTTSTTTTTVTPIKAVVIQPGTYQTFMLKGGKEVAVIDSLSFKVGSDQCRSLIAEKNDEIMDALMLIFLSKERTEINTPAGIELLKKQIKNAVNEITGFVGEKEKEGVIDVYLYIKAVSSVQ, encoded by the coding sequence ATGCCAGAAGAAGAAATCCAAGAAGAACAGCAACCTAAAAAAAAGAAGGGAATAATGGGGTTATTAGGACCTATTTTGATACCGCTTGTGATTTCATTAGTTGTTAGTGTTGCAGTGGTAATGTTTTTGGGTAATAATACTCAAGTTCAGCCGGAGAAAACAACGAGCACAACAACTACAACGGTAACTCCAATAAAAGCAGTAGTTATCCAACCTGGAACCTACCAAACATTTATGTTAAAAGGTGGTAAAGAGGTTGCTGTAATTGATTCTCTATCTTTTAAAGTTGGAAGTGATCAATGTAGAAGTTTAATTGCTGAAAAAAATGATGAAATTATGGATGCATTAATGTTGATATTTTTGAGTAAAGAAAGAACAGAAATAAATACTCCAGCTGGAATTGAACTTTTAAAAAAGCAAATTAAAAACGCTGTAAACGAAATTACCGGCTTTGTAGGTGAAAAAGAAAAGGAAGGGGTAATTGATGTATATTTGTATATAAAGGCCGTTAGTTCCGTCCAATAA
- the scpB gene encoding SMC-Scp complex subunit ScpB, giving the protein MEKEKIALIEAIIFASKGISMQKINELTNINQDEINKIIEHLYSKYNNNSESGIELKNIDGYLKFYTKKQYSSHIEKVVKRRSLSTLTNQQLEIVILLATKKEATKKEIDGIRGKDSTNILKQLLYSGVIKRKKSGRAYIYSLTETFKEETLIEELIEELGGAQLDTFRSKNSSSQNNGKR; this is encoded by the coding sequence ATGGAAAAAGAAAAAATTGCACTAATCGAAGCAATTATATTTGCCTCAAAAGGAATATCAATGCAAAAAATAAACGAACTAACAAATATTAATCAAGATGAAATAAACAAAATTATAGAACATCTCTATTCAAAATACAACAATAATTCTGAATCTGGAATTGAATTAAAAAACATAGATGGATATTTGAAATTTTACACAAAAAAGCAGTATTCTTCACATATTGAAAAAGTTGTAAAAAGGCGTTCTCTAAGTACTCTCACCAATCAACAACTTGAAATTGTAATACTTCTTGCAACAAAGAAAGAAGCAACAAAAAAGGAGATAGACGGAATCCGTGGAAAAGATTCTACAAATATTTTAAAACAGCTACTCTATAGCGGTGTAATTAAAAGAAAAAAAAGTGGAAGAGCTTATATATACAGTTTAACTGAAACTTTTAAAGAAGAAACACTAATAGAAGAACTCATCGAAGAACTGGGAGGTGCTCAACTTGACACTTTTAGAAGCAAAAACTCTAGCTCGCAAAATAATGGAAAGCGGTGA
- the coaBC gene encoding bifunctional phosphopantothenoylcysteine decarboxylase/phosphopantothenate--cysteine ligase CoaBC has protein sequence MNIVVGVTSGIAIYKAVDLVSKLRKNKFEIDIIMTENATKMVSPVVFSAVGNCPVYTDTFNVKNGWIIHTELSKKADIFVLAPATANTIAKISSGIADNLLTTTILALPEKTPKILIPTMNTRMYENKFTQENFEKFKKLGWFIVEPESGHLACGDVGKGRYPENEKIIEAIYYMLEEKKLSSKKVLVTAGPTREEIDPIRYISNYSSGKMGYEIAKISKRMGAYTTLISGPTNLTPPYFIDEFIKVKTAYDMYTQVMNKFTDYDIIIMTAAVADYTPKVKSKEKIKKSKNNFALELERTKDILKELGRKKRSNQIIIGFAAETNNIIEYGKQKLISKNADYIIANDANKVMGSDFSSAFLISKDKVIQLEGSKEKVAKDILTNIINN, from the coding sequence TTGAACATAGTTGTTGGCGTTACAAGCGGAATTGCAATTTACAAAGCAGTTGATTTAGTTAGCAAACTTAGAAAAAATAAATTTGAAATTGATATAATAATGACTGAAAATGCAACTAAAATGGTTTCTCCGGTTGTTTTTTCAGCAGTTGGTAATTGTCCCGTATATACAGATACATTTAATGTTAAAAACGGATGGATTATACATACAGAACTTTCAAAAAAAGCTGATATATTTGTTCTTGCACCAGCTACAGCAAATACAATTGCTAAAATTTCTTCTGGAATTGCAGATAATCTACTTACAACAACAATATTGGCATTGCCTGAAAAAACTCCAAAAATTTTGATCCCAACTATGAATACTCGAATGTATGAAAATAAATTTACTCAAGAAAACTTTGAAAAATTTAAAAAATTGGGTTGGTTTATTGTAGAACCTGAGAGTGGTCATTTAGCATGCGGTGATGTAGGTAAAGGAAGATACCCGGAAAATGAAAAAATTATTGAAGCAATATACTATATGCTTGAAGAAAAAAAGTTATCCAGTAAGAAAGTTTTAGTTACTGCAGGACCTACAAGAGAAGAAATAGATCCAATTAGATATATTTCAAACTATTCAAGTGGAAAAATGGGGTATGAAATCGCAAAAATCTCAAAAAGAATGGGTGCATATACAACTTTAATCTCAGGACCAACAAATTTGACTCCACCATATTTTATAGATGAATTTATAAAAGTTAAAACTGCTTACGATATGTACACTCAGGTAATGAATAAATTTACAGATTACGACATTATAATAATGACTGCTGCTGTAGCTGATTACACTCCAAAAGTAAAATCGAAAGAAAAAATAAAAAAATCAAAAAATAATTTTGCTTTAGAGCTCGAAAGAACGAAAGATATTTTAAAAGAACTTGGAAGAAAAAAACGCAGCAATCAAATTATTATTGGATTTGCAGCTGAAACAAATAATATAATTGAATATGGTAAACAAAAATTGATTTCAAAAAATGCTGATTATATCATTGCAAATGATGCAAATAAAGTGATGGGAAGTGATTTTTCAAGTGCATTTTTAATTTCTAAAGATAAAGTAATACAACTTGAAGGGAGCAAAGAAAAAGTTGCAAAAGATATTCTTACTAATATTATTAACAATTAA
- a CDS encoding MBL fold metallo-hydrolase has product MIKNINNKIYIIENELASNSTLIIGKKGNILVDTSLFPKKAEKIKEFSKDISGKEIILVINTHYHPDHTFGNSAFDCPIVGHSLTRNLMEQIDEKYLIQLEVENAKIVPPNIIFDNFFEYEDGIKLTVYHGPGHTPDSSYIVIENEDILIAGDTVITDIHPEIVSDSNLDIWINTLENLPQVSNIVPGHGKIGNFTDVRLMKEYLQKIKNLKNGTISSTSLENDPNFTNRKYPELLKWSLENLLKNTL; this is encoded by the coding sequence ATGATAAAAAATATAAACAATAAGATTTATATCATTGAAAACGAATTAGCATCAAATAGCACTTTAATCATTGGAAAGAAAGGAAACATCTTAGTAGATACATCCTTATTTCCAAAAAAAGCTGAAAAAATCAAAGAGTTTTCAAAAGATATTTCTGGAAAAGAAATAATTCTTGTTATTAACACTCATTATCACCCCGATCATACATTTGGAAATTCTGCATTTGATTGCCCTATAGTTGGCCACTCACTAACAAGAAACCTAATGGAGCAGATAGATGAAAAATATTTAATACAACTTGAAGTTGAAAATGCAAAAATAGTTCCTCCAAACATTATATTTGATAATTTTTTTGAGTACGAGGATGGAATAAAATTAACTGTATATCATGGTCCGGGTCATACACCAGATTCATCATACATTGTCATAGAAAATGAAGATATTTTAATAGCCGGTGATACTGTTATAACTGATATTCATCCTGAAATTGTAAGTGATAGTAATTTAGATATTTGGATAAATACTCTTGAAAATCTTCCACAAGTTTCTAATATTGTTCCAGGTCATGGGAAAATTGGGAATTTCACAGATGTAAGGCTAATGAAAGAATATCTGCAAAAAATTAAAAATTTAAAAAATGGTACTATAAGTTCGACTAGTTTAGAAAACGATCCAAATTTTACAAACAGAAAATATCCAGAATTACTAAAATGGAGCCTTGAAAATTTACTAAAAAATACCCTCTAG
- a CDS encoding segregation and condensation protein A, translating into MELVFKFQEFEGPLDLIIYLVKKKKLSIRDIPLSQLADEFYEYLQQMKNLNLNITSEFIVTASYLMELKSKSLLPRSSEDEFFKISKEKFYSQVEQYAALKDLVEKVKNNENLNIEKIPVSVKTVFPKINEKKLKNIIKNAIKEVELKQKVYKIKKEEITIETIMSKVLNSNINKNLYEILKNLNSKYEIIMYFLAILELIKLKKITLDEEFYIRSV; encoded by the coding sequence ATGGAATTAGTATTTAAGTTTCAAGAGTTTGAAGGTCCATTAGATTTAATAATATATCTAGTAAAAAAGAAAAAGTTAAGTATTAGAGATATTCCTCTTTCTCAGCTTGCTGATGAGTTTTATGAGTATTTACAACAAATGAAGAATTTAAATCTTAATATAACTTCTGAATTCATCGTCACTGCTTCTTATTTAATGGAGTTAAAATCAAAAAGTCTTCTACCAAGAAGCAGTGAGGATGAGTTTTTTAAAATATCAAAAGAAAAATTTTATTCTCAAGTTGAGCAATATGCAGCATTAAAAGATTTAGTCGAAAAAGTTAAAAATAACGAAAATCTAAATATTGAAAAAATACCAGTTTCTGTAAAAACTGTCTTTCCAAAAATCAACGAAAAAAAGTTAAAAAATATAATAAAAAATGCTATAAAAGAAGTTGAATTAAAACAAAAAGTCTACAAAATCAAAAAAGAAGAAATCACAATCGAAACCATAATGAGTAAAGTTCTAAATTCTAATATCAACAAAAACTTATATGAAATTCTTAAAAACTTAAATAGCAAGTACGAAATTATAATGTATTTTCTTGCTATACTAGAGTTAATTAAACTAAAAAAAATAACCCTAGATGAAGAATTTTACATTAGGAGTGTTTAG
- the fliY gene encoding flagellar motor switch phosphatase FliY has translation MGDEQFLSQEELDSLLNQLNEDENLTEIEKDMFGEIGNIIMGSGTTALSTLLGRKVDITVPTVDLKKISEIKKEVTGKNAVVSIHFKGAIEGLNALIIPQILVAQIANIMMGGTGEVETDEVDEISLSAVSEAMNQMMGAAATSLSDMLKKPVDITPPTVELIDFDGDNVNFPPIVTSDDAVVAKVNFKLVIEGLEPADFFLAMSPEFVKKLYSMLFESESEKQEKATPSAVETSSTAPSQNYVERPASTTKNVEKNPVSVSPAQFQSFESGGTVKSTGEIPDRIQALLDIPLNVVVELGKTKLTLKQVMELSVGSLIELDKLTGEPVDIIVNGKLIARGEVVVIDENFGVRITEIVTPQERFYTLE, from the coding sequence ATGGGTGATGAACAATTTTTATCCCAGGAGGAATTAGATTCATTACTTAATCAATTAAATGAAGATGAGAATTTAACTGAGATAGAAAAAGATATGTTTGGTGAAATAGGAAATATAATAATGGGAAGTGGAACTACTGCGCTTTCGACTTTGCTTGGAAGAAAAGTTGATATTACTGTTCCAACAGTTGATTTGAAAAAAATATCAGAAATAAAAAAAGAAGTTACAGGAAAAAATGCAGTAGTTTCCATACATTTTAAAGGTGCAATAGAAGGTCTAAATGCTCTTATTATTCCGCAGATATTGGTTGCACAAATAGCAAACATAATGATGGGAGGTACGGGGGAAGTTGAAACCGATGAGGTTGATGAAATTTCGTTGAGTGCAGTGTCAGAAGCCATGAATCAGATGATGGGAGCAGCAGCAACTTCTCTGTCTGATATGCTGAAAAAACCGGTTGATATTACACCACCGACTGTTGAACTAATCGATTTTGATGGGGACAACGTTAATTTCCCGCCTATTGTAACTAGTGATGATGCAGTTGTAGCTAAGGTTAATTTTAAGCTTGTAATAGAGGGTTTAGAACCAGCTGATTTCTTTTTAGCAATGTCTCCGGAGTTTGTAAAAAAATTATACAGCATGCTTTTTGAAAGTGAAAGTGAAAAACAAGAAAAGGCAACTCCAAGTGCTGTAGAGACTTCCTCAACTGCTCCTTCTCAAAATTATGTTGAGCGTCCTGCTTCAACTACAAAAAATGTAGAGAAAAATCCTGTTTCGGTATCTCCAGCACAATTTCAATCTTTTGAAAGTGGTGGAACTGTAAAATCAACGGGAGAAATACCTGATAGAATACAGGCACTTCTTGATATTCCACTTAATGTTGTAGTTGAACTTGGAAAGACAAAACTTACTTTAAAACAAGTTATGGAATTATCAGTAGGATCTTTAATTGAACTGGATAAGCTTACTGGTGAACCGGTTGATATTATTGTAAATGGCAAGTTGATTGCCCGTGGTGAAGTTGTAGTAATTGATGAAAATTTTGGAGTAAGGATTACAGAAATTGTAACACCGCAGGAGAGATTTTATACACTAGAATAA
- a CDS encoding AAA family ATPase, producing MTLLEAKTLARKIMESGEIPLLVGHFGVGKTDIIREIARETNRELIILVLSQMEPGDLIGLPSRQEDKTVFLEPDWWPKNNQTILFLDEINRSHRSIRNAIMQLLVDKRIHNHKLPEGTWIVASMNPPDEEYDQVDLITDPAFLSRFFILEITPDLKEWLNWAQKNDIPDEIIKFIEKNPEFLYSSNHISLKTTIKPSPRSWHKLGNVFKKLSDEEKKIFGYQLASGILGPEAAKIFTENLFLNIPTANQLLMEGIIPEKLELHEANSIILRIVDFFSNLDEENSKKLYEKAEVIAGNLIKFSNSVPKDSFFSLVRLLSELSNEDGYKGKLCDKILEKISY from the coding sequence TTGACACTTTTAGAAGCAAAAACTCTAGCTCGCAAAATAATGGAAAGCGGTGAAATACCACTTTTAGTTGGTCATTTTGGTGTGGGTAAAACCGATATAATTAGAGAAATTGCCCGTGAGACAAACAGAGAATTAATTATTTTAGTTCTTTCACAAATGGAACCTGGAGATTTAATAGGACTACCTTCAAGGCAAGAAGATAAAACAGTCTTTCTTGAACCTGATTGGTGGCCAAAAAATAATCAAACAATACTTTTCTTAGATGAAATTAATAGATCACATAGAAGTATTAGAAACGCTATTATGCAACTTCTGGTTGACAAAAGAATTCATAATCACAAATTGCCAGAAGGCACTTGGATTGTCGCTTCTATGAATCCTCCTGATGAAGAATATGACCAAGTAGATTTAATAACTGACCCAGCATTTTTGTCAAGATTCTTTATTCTTGAAATTACTCCTGATCTTAAAGAATGGTTAAATTGGGCACAAAAAAATGATATTCCAGATGAAATAATAAAATTTATTGAAAAAAATCCTGAATTTTTATATTCATCAAATCATATATCATTAAAGACAACCATAAAACCAAGTCCAAGAAGCTGGCATAAGCTTGGAAATGTATTCAAAAAACTTTCCGATGAAGAGAAAAAAATTTTTGGATATCAACTTGCTTCGGGAATCCTAGGACCAGAAGCAGCAAAAATATTTACGGAAAACCTCTTTTTAAATATTCCTACAGCAAATCAATTGTTAATGGAAGGAATCATACCAGAAAAATTAGAACTCCATGAAGCTAATTCAATAATTCTAAGAATAGTTGACTTTTTTTCAAATCTTGATGAAGAAAATTCAAAAAAATTATATGAAAAAGCAGAAGTAATTGCAGGAAATTTAATCAAATTTTCAAATTCTGTTCCAAAAGACAGCTTTTTCAGCCTAGTTAGATTACTAAGTGAGCTTTCAAATGAGGATGGTTATAAAGGAAAGTTATGCGATAAAATACTTGAAAAAATATCATATTAA
- a CDS encoding CBS domain-containing protein: MNVKKWVLQHFPTVKKDEEIGNALRKMREFSCDYCIVLDENDKFEGVVYKSSIRDSELDEKIDMYVTFPDFYVVEDSNVEEAALMLIENKDQVLPVVNNNAEVIGVLTVQEVLEAFIELSAMDEQGTRIILELEDKPGELKRVIDVLANNKMNILSILTLKDENKRQISIKIQCEDPESVANLLEIYNIKYISIIEEEGF, translated from the coding sequence ATGAATGTAAAAAAATGGGTTTTACAACACTTTCCAACAGTAAAAAAAGACGAAGAAATAGGAAATGCTTTAAGAAAAATGAGAGAATTTTCCTGTGATTATTGTATAGTATTAGATGAAAACGATAAATTTGAAGGTGTTGTTTACAAATCAAGTATCAGAGATTCGGAACTCGATGAAAAAATCGATATGTATGTAACTTTCCCAGATTTTTATGTAGTTGAAGACTCAAATGTTGAAGAAGCAGCACTAATGTTAATAGAAAACAAAGATCAAGTTCTCCCTGTTGTAAACAATAACGCAGAAGTTATTGGAGTTTTAACAGTCCAAGAAGTACTTGAAGCATTTATTGAACTTTCAGCAATGGATGAACAAGGAACAAGAATAATTTTAGAACTTGAAGATAAACCTGGTGAACTAAAAAGGGTAATAGACGTTCTTGCAAACAATAAAATGAACATTTTATCTATTCTCACCCTTAAAGACGAGAATAAAAGACAGATTTCAATAAAAATTCAATGTGAAGATCCTGAATCAGTAGCAAACTTACTTGAAATCTACAATATTAAATATATATCTATCATTGAAGAAGAAGGTTTTTAA